One Burkholderia cepacia genomic window carries:
- a CDS encoding aldo/keto reductase, which produces MEYVRLGSTGLQVSRLCLGCMTYGVPERGTHPWTLDEAASRPFIRQALDAGINFFDTANMYSDGTSEEIVGRALRDFAKRDEIVIATKVFYRMRPGPNGAGLSRKAIMTDIDQSLKRLGTDYVDLYQIHRWDYGTPIEETLEALHDVVKAGKARYIGASSMFAWQFAKALHTSKQHGWTRFVSMQNHLNLLYREEEREMLPLCADEGIAVIPWSPLARGRLTRNWDESTERQQSDVYGQTLYEAYADNDRAIVDAVATIAAARNVPRAQVALAWLLQKSGVTAPIIGASKAQHLDDAVAALSLELSAEELAALEAPYVPHAVAGHE; this is translated from the coding sequence ATGGAATATGTCAGGCTCGGTTCCACAGGGCTGCAGGTTTCGCGTCTGTGTCTCGGCTGCATGACTTACGGCGTGCCCGAACGGGGCACGCATCCGTGGACGCTCGACGAAGCCGCGAGCCGTCCCTTCATCCGCCAGGCGCTCGACGCCGGCATCAACTTCTTCGATACCGCGAACATGTATTCGGACGGCACATCGGAGGAGATCGTCGGCCGCGCGCTGCGCGATTTCGCGAAACGCGACGAGATCGTGATCGCGACCAAGGTGTTCTACCGGATGCGGCCGGGGCCGAACGGCGCGGGGCTGTCGCGCAAGGCGATCATGACCGACATCGACCAGAGCCTGAAGCGGCTCGGCACCGATTACGTGGATCTCTACCAGATTCACCGCTGGGATTACGGCACGCCGATCGAGGAGACGCTCGAGGCGCTGCACGACGTCGTGAAGGCCGGCAAGGCGCGCTATATCGGCGCGTCGTCGATGTTCGCGTGGCAGTTCGCGAAGGCGCTGCATACGTCGAAGCAGCACGGCTGGACCCGCTTCGTCAGCATGCAGAACCACCTGAACCTGCTGTATCGGGAAGAGGAGCGGGAAATGCTGCCGCTGTGCGCAGACGAGGGGATCGCGGTGATTCCATGGAGCCCGCTCGCGCGCGGCCGCCTGACGCGCAACTGGGACGAGTCGACCGAGCGGCAGCAGAGCGACGTTTACGGCCAGACGCTTTACGAAGCGTATGCCGACAACGATCGCGCGATCGTCGACGCCGTTGCGACGATCGCGGCCGCGCGCAACGTGCCGCGTGCGCAGGTGGCACTCGCGTGGCTGCTGCAGAAGTCCGGGGTGACCGCGCCGATCATCGGGGCGTCGAAGGCCCAGCATCTCGATGATGCGGTCGCGGCGCTGTCGCTCGAACTCAGCGCCGAGGAACTCGCGGCGCTCGAAGCGCCGTACGTGCCGCACGCGGTCGCGGGGCACGAGTAA